A single window of Vibrio sp. HB236076 DNA harbors:
- a CDS encoding MATE family efflux transporter has translation MQKILSLGIPLMISQLISMALVATDVAMMAHLSVLDLAGGGLGASLFALVFLVVSSIVGCSANLMAMAFGRYHHSPTEQKQAIGKLIKGGVLLSVILSSFVVFALSFVAPFFILTGQSVATTNIAMAYLGTLKWSVLPTILLLILRALTGTYGQTRSILIMSIATVVINIPISYLLAFHWQMGITGLGLGTTLSACLVLFGYGFWVFAQPQFTPLAPWHSVEQYSLSLVTPLLKMGLPIAIAALLENGLIFGATFMAGSISIAALALHQVLLQCLSFTWNINFGLAQAAAILAGKSYGAGQMDQIKKTAMNSFTLVTLVSVILCSVFMTFPDIIRWVFQIEPHSEMHQLLNTSLWVVALCFVVDAWQLLAINLLRGMNIVLGPTVMTAIGYCGFGLPAAAMLMQGYGLVGLWAGIAIGLALTAVLLIARMLFFFMHSPKGQIQTAQPD, from the coding sequence ATCTCGCTGGGGGTGGCCTTGGCGCCTCGTTATTTGCTCTGGTTTTCCTTGTGGTCAGCAGTATTGTCGGTTGTAGCGCTAACTTAATGGCCATGGCTTTTGGGCGATATCATCACTCTCCTACAGAGCAAAAACAGGCCATTGGCAAGCTGATTAAAGGTGGGGTGCTACTGAGCGTCATACTCAGTTCTTTTGTCGTGTTCGCACTGTCTTTTGTTGCCCCATTTTTCATACTCACCGGTCAATCTGTTGCAACCACAAACATAGCGATGGCTTACCTTGGCACTTTGAAATGGTCGGTACTACCCACAATACTTCTCTTAATATTACGTGCCTTGACTGGCACTTACGGTCAAACTCGCTCTATTTTAATCATGTCGATAGCAACCGTAGTGATCAACATTCCCATCAGTTATTTGTTGGCCTTTCATTGGCAAATGGGCATCACGGGTCTAGGCCTGGGCACCACGCTCTCTGCTTGTTTGGTTTTATTCGGCTACGGGTTTTGGGTCTTCGCTCAACCACAATTTACGCCGCTGGCACCTTGGCATTCCGTTGAACAATATTCACTCTCTTTAGTTACTCCTTTACTCAAAATGGGCTTGCCGATTGCCATTGCGGCCTTACTGGAAAACGGTCTGATTTTTGGTGCCACCTTCATGGCGGGCAGCATCAGTATTGCGGCCCTGGCATTACACCAGGTGCTGCTCCAATGTTTAAGTTTTACTTGGAACATCAACTTTGGCCTAGCTCAAGCTGCCGCTATCCTAGCTGGAAAAAGCTATGGGGCCGGTCAAATGGATCAGATCAAAAAGACGGCTATGAATAGCTTTACTTTAGTGACTTTGGTCAGTGTCATTCTGTGCAGCGTCTTCATGACCTTTCCCGACATAATTCGCTGGGTGTTTCAAATTGAACCTCACAGCGAAATGCATCAATTGCTCAACACGTCCCTCTGGGTGGTGGCGTTGTGCTTTGTGGTCGATGCTTGGCAACTGCTGGCAATAAACCTGTTGCGCGGAATGAATATCGTACTTGGTCCCACCGTGATGACGGCCATTGGCTATTGTGGCTTTGGCTTACCAGCGGCAGCCATGTTAATGCAAGGTTATGGTTTGGTAGGACTTTGGGCGGGCATTGCCATTGGCTTGGCCTTAACGGCGGTGTTGTTAATCGCGCGCATGCTGTTCTTTTTTATGCACTCTCCCAAGGGACAAATACAAACTGCGCAGCCCGATTAA
- a CDS encoding LysE family translocator, translating to MTLTTWLALFSVSLLGAMSPGPSLAIVAKHTLAGGRVNGIAAAWAHALGIGVYALLTLLGLAVVLQQMPMVFHAVSYAGAGYLAYLGWQALRSQGGIADKLSSGNAVPWYQSAREGALISLLNPKIALFFIALFSQFVHLDYDHWDKLTVIATPTLIDGLWYTLMALLLSQSHVVSMIRRHAVWIDRVTGVVFLALAAQVFIHG from the coding sequence ATGACGCTCACTACTTGGCTGGCTTTATTCAGTGTCTCTTTACTCGGCGCGATGTCACCAGGCCCGAGTCTTGCCATTGTCGCCAAGCATACTCTCGCGGGAGGGCGCGTTAATGGCATTGCCGCGGCTTGGGCTCATGCTTTGGGAATTGGTGTGTATGCGCTGCTCACTTTGCTTGGACTGGCGGTGGTGTTACAACAAATGCCGATGGTTTTTCATGCCGTCAGTTATGCTGGGGCAGGCTACTTGGCCTATTTAGGTTGGCAAGCGTTGCGCTCGCAAGGTGGCATTGCCGATAAACTGTCGTCGGGCAATGCCGTGCCTTGGTATCAATCTGCGCGAGAAGGGGCATTAATTTCGTTACTCAACCCCAAAATCGCGCTTTTTTTCATCGCTTTGTTCAGCCAGTTTGTTCACCTTGACTACGATCATTGGGATAAGCTGACTGTGATTGCGACGCCAACGCTCATCGATGGGTTGTGGTACACGTTAATGGCGTTATTGTTATCTCAAAGCCATGTTGTTTCTATGATCCGTCGCCACGCCGTGTGGATTGACCGAGTGACTGGCGTGGTCTTTTTGGCCTTGGCGGCCCAAGTTTTTATTCATGGCTGA
- a CDS encoding Ail/Lom family outer membrane beta-barrel protein, giving the protein MKKTTLLCALITGLTTSGSVMAEQLLNPQQALSVGYASTDIDTGDDTGNGLIDDPAGINLKYTYQSDDKIGFISSLTYTKSSESYTSDIEVEINYLSLLAGPTYSLSDNLKVYGMAGLARAEIKVSDSSDSASDDESDLALAAGLRVNVTDNIALDLSYEYTDIEEWDFSTLSAGIGFNF; this is encoded by the coding sequence ATGAAAAAGACGACGCTTTTATGCGCTTTGATCACCGGGCTCACCACATCAGGCAGTGTGATGGCTGAACAATTACTGAATCCTCAACAAGCTTTATCGGTAGGCTACGCTAGTACCGACATTGATACTGGCGATGACACCGGCAATGGGCTTATCGATGATCCTGCCGGCATTAACCTCAAATACACCTATCAATCCGACGATAAAATTGGCTTTATCAGTTCACTGACCTACACAAAGAGCAGCGAATCCTATACCAGTGATATAGAGGTTGAGATCAATTACCTCTCTTTACTCGCTGGCCCCACGTATTCGTTGTCTGACAATTTAAAAGTGTATGGTATGGCAGGCTTGGCACGGGCTGAGATTAAAGTGAGCGACTCTTCTGACTCTGCCAGTGATGATGAAAGTGATTTGGCGCTGGCTGCGGGTCTGCGAGTCAATGTCACTGACAATATTGCCCTTGATCTGTCTTATGAATACACTGACATTGAAGAATGGGACTTTAGCACCCTGAGCGCCGGGATCGGGTTTAACTTTTAG
- a CDS encoding lipopolysaccharide kinase InaA family protein has protein sequence MLLEKCIDYIDSNTVGVTKIIDESKVYWLKINGEDKSNFIRKCSAFISHVSFLSFLQTKSTLDSFERFEHERVMLHFLSANGFNVPEIELEGEGYFVTADKGVQLKNLPEERITDDLLANLFTLFARLHNTQVAHGRPALRDILVDNHDQISLIDFEESTMDANSSLKARDIFLLLMDLCRLTSVTEQRKLAALMTWKNQVSSEEWQSLQKIFRFANKCRWIAKTVLSVKPKNRASQQLIATLTLLERAF, from the coding sequence ATGTTACTGGAAAAATGCATTGATTACATTGATAGCAACACTGTCGGAGTGACTAAAATCATTGATGAAAGCAAGGTTTACTGGCTTAAAATCAATGGGGAAGACAAGTCGAACTTCATCCGTAAGTGCTCTGCTTTTATCTCACATGTGAGCTTTCTTTCTTTTCTTCAGACTAAATCAACACTCGACTCTTTTGAAAGATTTGAACACGAAAGAGTTATGCTGCACTTTTTAAGTGCAAATGGCTTCAATGTGCCTGAAATCGAATTAGAAGGTGAAGGTTATTTCGTAACGGCAGATAAGGGCGTTCAGCTTAAAAACTTACCGGAAGAACGAATTACCGATGACTTGTTAGCGAACTTATTTACTCTATTTGCTCGCCTGCACAATACCCAAGTTGCCCATGGCCGCCCCGCCTTGCGCGATATTTTAGTCGACAATCACGATCAGATCAGCTTGATTGATTTTGAAGAGTCGACCATGGACGCGAATTCTAGCCTTAAAGCACGAGATATCTTTTTGTTATTGATGGATTTGTGTCGTTTAACGTCAGTAACTGAACAACGTAAACTCGCGGCATTAATGACTTGGAAAAACCAAGTTAGCTCAGAAGAGTGGCAAAGTTTGCAGAAAATTTTTCGCTTTGCAAACAAGTGCCGCTGGATAGCGAAAACCGTTTTATCGGTCAAACCCAAAAACCGAGCTTCCCAACAGTTAATTGCCACCTTAACCTTATTAGAGCGCGCATTTTAA
- a CDS encoding sodium:alanine symporter family protein has translation MQSFVDFINGIIWSPTLIYLCLGAGLFYSILTRFVQVRHFKEMCRLLVSNKSSTKGISSFQALAVSLSGRVGTGNIAGVAAAIGFGGPGAVFWMWMVAFFGAATAYAESTLAQIYKEEEEGQFRGGPAYYIEKALGQKWYAWIFAIATIFACGVLLPGVQSNSIGNAVEAAFGSGDMIETTLGTFSFAKVLTGTVIAIILAFIIFGGVKRIASFTQIVVPFMALAYIITAFVILLLNIDKIPSVFSLIISDAFTPMAGFGAAIGWGVKRGVYSNEAGQGTGPHAAAAANVEHPAQQGLVQSFSIYIDTLLVCSATAFMIIITGAYNVQGPDGAFLIQNLSADISANGPVFTQMAIESALPGIGKPFIAIALFFFAFTTILAYYYIAETNVAYIRRTVKLEGLKFILKLVLIASVFYGTVKTANLAWAMGDVGVGLMAWLNIIGILIIFFVAKPALAVLKDYEEQQQAGVEEYTFDPKKLGIKGATYWEKRLERQKKTSDIDPV, from the coding sequence ATGCAGTCATTTGTAGACTTTATAAATGGAATAATATGGAGCCCAACGCTGATCTATCTTTGTCTTGGTGCCGGTTTGTTTTACTCTATCCTCACGCGCTTTGTTCAAGTTCGCCACTTTAAAGAAATGTGCCGACTTTTGGTGTCAAACAAGAGCTCAACAAAAGGGATTTCATCCTTCCAGGCTTTGGCCGTCTCTCTCTCTGGTCGTGTCGGCACTGGTAATATCGCAGGTGTTGCTGCTGCTATCGGCTTTGGTGGCCCTGGTGCGGTATTTTGGATGTGGATGGTGGCTTTTTTTGGTGCTGCGACCGCTTATGCCGAATCTACCCTGGCTCAGATCTATAAAGAGGAAGAAGAAGGTCAATTTCGAGGTGGTCCTGCTTACTATATTGAAAAAGCTCTTGGCCAAAAATGGTATGCCTGGATCTTTGCTATTGCGACCATTTTTGCGTGTGGCGTGCTACTCCCTGGCGTACAATCAAACAGCATAGGTAATGCGGTAGAAGCGGCCTTCGGGTCTGGTGATATGATTGAAACGACGTTGGGGACTTTCAGCTTTGCTAAAGTGCTAACAGGGACAGTGATTGCCATTATTTTAGCCTTCATCATTTTTGGTGGTGTGAAACGCATTGCCAGCTTTACTCAAATCGTTGTGCCTTTCATGGCTCTTGCTTATATCATCACAGCTTTTGTGATCTTGCTGTTGAACATCGATAAAATCCCAAGTGTATTCTCACTCATCATTAGCGATGCTTTTACGCCGATGGCCGGCTTTGGCGCAGCAATTGGTTGGGGGGTAAAACGCGGGGTGTATTCCAATGAAGCAGGACAAGGGACTGGCCCACACGCTGCCGCTGCCGCCAATGTAGAGCACCCGGCACAGCAAGGTTTAGTACAATCTTTCTCTATATACATCGATACATTATTAGTCTGCTCGGCCACTGCCTTTATGATCATCATTACTGGGGCTTACAACGTACAAGGTCCTGATGGTGCTTTTCTGATACAAAACCTTTCTGCGGATATTTCTGCCAATGGCCCTGTATTTACCCAAATGGCGATCGAAAGTGCACTGCCTGGCATCGGCAAGCCCTTTATTGCAATTGCCCTGTTCTTCTTTGCCTTTACTACGATTTTGGCTTATTACTACATCGCGGAAACCAACGTCGCGTACATCCGTCGTACGGTGAAATTGGAAGGGCTTAAGTTTATCTTAAAACTGGTTCTTATCGCCTCGGTATTCTATGGCACCGTTAAAACCGCGAACCTAGCTTGGGCTATGGGTGATGTTGGGGTTGGCCTGATGGCTTGGCTTAACATCATTGGTATTTTGATTATCTTTTTTGTTGCCAAACCGGCTTTGGCGGTTCTGAAAGACTATGAAGAACAGCAGCAAGCCGGTGTTGAAGAATACACATTCGATCCTAAGAAACTCGGTATAAAAGGCGCAACCTATTGGGAAAAACGCCTCGAACGCCAGAAGAAAACCTCTGACATCGATCCTGTCTAA
- a CDS encoding bile acid:sodium symporter family protein encodes MLNFITQLFPLWAVLLSFIAYQQPQLFVPLKSQIVPLLTVIMLAMGLTLTPKDFTNVVRHRWAIVAGLFLQFSIMPLAALFVSFLFHFDSALTVGMVLVGSVAGGTSSNVMCYLAKGDVALSISMTAVSTLLGVVLTPLLVEIFAGQTVDVPMWSMLASLVKIVLLPVAIGVFANVFLRPLTQVISPILPLISMVAIVVIIAIVVALNQSNIQQIGLIVALAVIVHNGMGLFMGYWICRCLGFSQQVCRTIAFEVGLQNSGLATALAMKFFTPVSAVPGTLFSIWHNLSGSTLAGIWSKKPASSEQK; translated from the coding sequence ATGCTCAATTTTATCACGCAATTATTTCCTCTATGGGCAGTATTACTGTCATTTATTGCTTATCAGCAGCCGCAACTTTTTGTGCCATTAAAAAGCCAGATTGTGCCACTACTGACGGTTATCATGTTGGCGATGGGGTTAACCTTGACGCCGAAAGATTTTACCAATGTCGTCCGTCATCGCTGGGCGATTGTCGCGGGTTTGTTCTTGCAATTTTCCATCATGCCTCTTGCTGCGTTGTTCGTCAGTTTTCTCTTTCATTTTGATAGCGCATTAACCGTTGGGATGGTTTTAGTTGGCAGTGTGGCGGGGGGAACGTCGTCTAACGTGATGTGTTATTTAGCGAAGGGGGATGTGGCCTTGTCGATTTCTATGACCGCTGTATCCACATTACTTGGGGTGGTCTTAACGCCGTTACTGGTTGAAATCTTTGCCGGGCAAACCGTCGATGTCCCAATGTGGTCAATGCTGGCAAGCCTGGTGAAAATTGTGCTGTTACCTGTGGCTATCGGGGTGTTTGCCAACGTGTTCTTACGGCCGCTCACTCAGGTAATTTCGCCGATTTTACCGCTGATTTCTATGGTGGCGATTGTCGTCATCATTGCTATTGTTGTCGCACTTAATCAGAGCAATATTCAGCAAATAGGATTAATAGTGGCATTAGCCGTGATCGTGCACAATGGAATGGGGCTCTTTATGGGGTATTGGATATGCCGTTGCTTGGGCTTTTCACAGCAAGTTTGCCGAACGATTGCGTTTGAAGTCGGATTGCAAAATTCAGGGTTAGCAACGGCATTGGCGATGAAATTTTTCACGCCAGTGTCAGCCGTACCCGGGACTTTGTTTTCCATTTGGCACAACTTATCTGGTTCTACTTTGGCCGGTATTTGGTCGAAAAAACCCGCTTCTTCTGAGCAGAAGTAA
- a CDS encoding acetate uptake transporter, translating to MSTKLANPAPLGLMGFGMTTVLLNIHNAGFFPLDSMILAMGIFYGGLSQVIVGCMCFKRGDTFGTTAFTSYGLFWLTLVGLIALPKMGFPASPAHFMGWYLTLWGIFTGFMFIGSLNYPVAKQVVFGSLTILFALLAIHDFTGIKAIGIIAGFEGIFCGASAIYFAMAQVLNQEYGRTVLPIGEKKAPQAATVTA from the coding sequence ATGTCAACGAAACTTGCCAATCCAGCGCCATTAGGTCTAATGGGCTTTGGTATGACAACAGTGTTATTAAATATTCACAATGCTGGTTTTTTTCCACTCGATTCAATGATCTTAGCAATGGGCATTTTTTACGGTGGTTTGAGCCAAGTCATCGTTGGCTGCATGTGTTTTAAACGCGGCGATACTTTTGGTACCACAGCCTTTACCTCTTATGGTCTATTTTGGTTAACCTTAGTCGGCTTAATCGCTTTGCCTAAAATGGGCTTCCCTGCTAGCCCGGCGCACTTCATGGGGTGGTATCTAACGCTGTGGGGCATTTTTACCGGCTTTATGTTTATTGGCTCTTTGAACTACCCAGTCGCGAAGCAAGTGGTGTTTGGCTCTCTAACGATTTTGTTTGCCTTGCTGGCGATTCACGATTTTACTGGCATTAAAGCTATCGGTATTATCGCGGGCTTCGAAGGTATTTTCTGTGGTGCAAGTGCGATTTACTTTGCTATGGCACAAGTCTTGAACCAAGAATACGGCCGTACAGTCTTGCCAATTGGCGAGAAAAAGGCGCCACAAGCTGCCACGGTAACCGCTTAA